TTGCACCTTGTCATAACTTATAACAATTTCAGAACCAATATTTCCTAGCAGTGCATCTTTAGAATTCATCGCTTTGGAGTAACTAGTGTTAGGCTAAGAGCCTGCCTACGCTGGTTTTCACCAGCATTGATTCTTGAAGCCAGGTGTATCCGTGCCTTCCACAGTTAAGAGTTGCTGACGAATGTCAACAGGATGTTAATCCACCTGTCTTGCTTGGCCTCAGTGCATAATCCCCCATCACCATCTTCAAAGACTGCACCTCCACCTCCGGGAGCAACTCAAACCATCAAATCAACAACCAAACGTTCACCCAAAGCACCAAACAAGAAGAAGACTAAGAAAGTGATAGAGTCAGAGGAAATAACAGAAGGTAGGAAGATGGCAGAAGTCATGAAAGGTTTTGAGAGGGACTGAGCTGTAGGTGGACTACTTTTTTATAAGACTCTTCTTAGAATAAGGGAATCATGCGAGTCATGAAGGGCTCATTACACTCCTTAAAACGTGTTTTTAAGTCAAAGTTTAAGCCAAATTATAAGCCCTcagctgtttatttttcttgaaccAAATTATAAACCAtcagctatttatttttcttgaaccAAATTATAAACCAtcagctatttatttttcttgtaactGAACCCAGCATGGgtgtaggttaaaaaaatcagaagaaacacAGCtcactgggggggaaaaaaaaatcccaggtgaTTTTCTGCAGAATAATTAGATTCTGTGAGAGAGGGGAAAGTTGAGAGAAAGTAAAATAGTTATATTACTAGTATCTACGATGAGCTTAGCTACCTTACTTTTTAACTGACAAAAGAAGAGTTGATCATATTACTGATAAAAGCAAAACAGGGAGGTTTGTAGCTCAGTAAACATTATTTCTTGCTGCATTTGGACTGgcggttttctttttttttttgctttaaattacAGTTGGTGTGATCAacctttttatttgatttatagaacattctgtttctgaaaatcaagagtcttcctcctcttcctcttcctcttcaactATTCGGAAAATCAAGTCTTCCAAAAATTCAGCTGctaataaagaattaaagaagaaaccCAAAGGTTTGAGCATTGATAAAGATCAAAGACTATATCAATGCCATATTAGTAATAGTTACCTAAAGGCAATGTGTGTTGGAACAATGATTTGAGGACATTTCAGTACTTGGGGCATGTATAGATTTGTAAAAATTATTGTAGAAGATACTAATGAGAACTTCCTACAGGAAACTAGTGCAAAGCAGCTAAGAAACCATTCTTTAAACAAAGGATAAGAAGATGCTAGAGCGGTAGCTCTGGAACCACAGATGACACCAGAGATGTTCAGTTTTGGTTTTTGAGTTTAATTCCTGTCCCCcgatccatttttctttcttctctctccttgttcctaatgttatttttccttattttgcaaacatttaCATGCTGCTTTAAGTGCTTTAGAATATTAATCCATTAAAGTCTCATATGAATCTCTGGGAAAGCCaatattattatcctcattttacagttcctttttattatttttctaattaaattatgTGTCATTCtggctgtggttttttttttttttttttggttgtagaGAATGTACTACAGATTAGGCTATTACCTTCTGAAAAGAGATTCCCTTTGTTCtgcttttcattatttcctgaaattctaaaatatattctctttctccAGGAAAATACTGAATTTTGGATACTGGAGTTTTGAAGAACTCTATTTCCTGGGTGGTTATTTCCCCTGAAGCcttttctttggctaaatacccaaATACATAGTCTTTAAATCATCCAAAGGGTCTTGCACACCACAGAAGTGCAGTCCGTGTTTGCTAAATGGAACTCATCTCAGTGATGAGCTCATGATATGCTCTTTGGATTCTGAAATTCACCTGTGGAGCAGCTGCTATAAGAAATCCTGTTaaacaggatttcttttcctgccATGGCATCCTAATCTCTTCTCTGTATCCCCTGGTGGGCTGCTGAATTTAGGTGCGCCCAGGAAAGAGAGCCACTAACAACCATGTGTGTGGACACAGAGCTCAGTAGGGACCATGGGAGTGATTGGAGCAGATCCCTGGGGTGTAGTTGGAGAGGCCTCTGAGGCAACTGGTGCGGTGAATTTACAAGATGTTGGAACTAGGTTTCCAGGGGGGCGGACGGGTCACTGAGCAACGTGAAGTAAGAGGAGTGGAGAAAGTGAGGGGCAAAGAGCATTCTTATAGAGATGACTTAGTTGTTGATCATGTTGGTAATTTCCAAGTTGCCACTTGTTTCTCTCCATTAATTGTACAGACTTTAACTTGTGCTTTTCACCCCTTCTCAATAATTCCCCAAAATAGCCCAATCAGATTAAGTTCAGTAGTCAccattgtaaaataaattaatagacgTATTATAGGTTAGCAGTTTGCTTGGGATACACAGCTAGTTGATAAGGATGAGCTCTTTAGGTCACTATTGAAAAGAactactcaaaaataaaagatgtgtatatttttttctagtaacagatgacaagaaggaaaaaactcCTAAAAAGAAACCTACCCTAGAACCACCGGTTGTAAATGAAGCTGGAAGCGGACTGGATAGCGGGGACCTCAAGCTCACCCCAACTCCTGACACTCCTACTACCCAAAGCCATAAAGTTACCACATCTCCCAAGATTACAACAGGCAAACCAATAAGTCCTAAACCCAGTCTTCCACCTAGTTCTGATCCATCCAAAGAGACACCTTCAAAACCTAATAAAGAGACAATAGCTGAAACTAAAGAgatttctttaacaaaaaaagaaacttcaagtgGAACAAAAGAGAAGGCTGTTTCAACTAAAGAGACACGAAGTGCAGAGAAAACACCTGCTGAAGATTTTGTATCCACATCCAAAGCTCCTGTTAAATCTACACCCAAAGCTGAAACTACAACCAAATCCCctgttcccaccaccaccacggaGCCTACACCCACTACCACCAAGGAGCCCACATCCACCACCCCTAAGAAGCCTgcacccaccaccaccaaggaGCCTGAACCCACCACCCCTAAGAAGCCTGCACCCACCACTCTTAAGGAGCCtgcacccaccaccaccaaagaaCCTGCACCTAATACCCCCAAGGAGCCTGCACCCACTACCACCAAAGAGCCTGTACCCACAGCCCCCAAGGAGCCTGTACCCACTACCACCAAGGAGCCTgaacccaccaccaccaaggaGCCTgaacccaccaccaccaaggaGCCTgaacccaccaccaccaaggagccaacacccaCCACCCCTAAGAAGCCTGTACCTACCACTCCTAAGGAGCCTGCACCCACTACCACCAAGGAGCCTgaacccaccaccaccaaggatgaacccaccaccaccaaggaGCCGACACCCACCACCCCTAAAAAGCCTGCACCTGCTACTCCTAAGGAGCCTGCACCCACTACCACCAAAGAGCCTGCACCCACCACTCTCAAGGAGCCTGTACCCACTACCACCAAGGAGCCTGAACCTACCACCACCAAGAAGCCAACAACCACTACCCCCAAGGAGCCTGCACCCACCACCCCCAAGAAGCCTGCACCCACCACCCCCAAGGAGCCTGCACCCACCAGCCCCAAGAAGCCTGCACCCACCACCCCCAAGGAGCCTGCACCCACTACCACCAAGGAGCCTGCACCCACTACCACCAAGGAGCCTGAACCTACCACCACCAAGAAGCCAACACCCACTACCACCAAAGAGCCTGCACCAACAGCCCCCAAGGAGCCTGCACCCACTACCACCAAAGAGCCTGCACCCACCACGCCCAAGGAGCCTACAACTACCACTCCTAAGGAGCCTGAGCCCACTACCATCAAAGAGCCTGCACCCACAGCTCCCAAGGAATCTGGACCCAccaccaccaaggagccaacacccaCCACCTCTAAGAAGCCTGCACCTACCACTCCTAAGGAGCCTGCACCGACGGTCCCCAAAGAGCCTGCACCCACCACCCCCAAGAAGCCTGCACCCACTGCCCCCAAAGAGCCTGCACCCACCACGCCCAAGGAGCCTGTACCCACCACCCCCAAGGAGCCTGCACCCACCGCCCCCAAGGAGCCTGCACCCACCACCCCCAAGAAGCCTGCACCCACTGCCCCCAAAGAGCCTGCACCCACCACCCCCAAGAAGCCTGCTCCAGCTCTTCTTGAGACACCTGCTCCAACCATCTCAGAGGCCTCTACTACAACCACCACCATGGAGCCTCCTCCTACTACTCCCAAGAACCCTGCTGAATCAACGCCTGCAGAACCCACACCAAAGCCTCCTGAGAACAGTCCCAAGGAACCTGTTGTACCTGTAACCAAGGCTCCTGAAGTGACCAAACCTGAAATGACAACAcctaaagacaaaacagaaaaagacacacGTATGAAACCTGAAATTACAAGTGCTGTACCTAAGATTACAACCCAAGAGACAGGAATTCCAACAGAAGAGACCACTGAGTCCCAAACAAGTACAACCACACAAGTAACTCCTATCACATCGTCCAAAAGTACTCCTAGAGCAACAACTCCTGCACCCAAAGAAATGActacaacaaaaaagacaactacAATGGAAGAGACTGTGAATAAACCTGAAGAAACCACAGCTGTGCCCAAAGATACAACCACGAAATCTGAAGTGTCAACTTCCAAACCCCGAAAGCCAACCAAAGCACCAAAAAGGCCTACTTCTACCAAAAAGCCAAAAACAGTACCGAAAGGGAGAAAACCAAAGACTACAGCAACTCCCCCAAAGATGACTACATCGACAATGCCTACATTACACCCTACCTCTTCAGAGGAAGCCATGCTCCAAACTACCACCAGCCCCAACCAGGGACTTAAATCAGAAATAGGTGAAGTAAATCCAAATAAAGATGCAGATATTGCTGGAGAAAAACCTCACATGATCCCCAGGCCCCCTGCGTTAACCCCTATATTGACCCCAGGTACTGGTACCTTGGTGAGAGGATCCAATCAAGACATCGCCATCAATCCCATGCTTTCAGGTAATAAGCATCAGTTATGTCCAGTTTTAAAACTGGTGATGTTAACTTAAATTTATCTGGACCAGAATACCCTGAGTTAGTATCTCGCTATTGATATGTATTACCTTGCAGAGTTTTACAGCTTCTCCGTAGGTAAGCAGAGGAGTAATCACGGTAAGATTATTTGGTCTTTGAAAAATGGAGTAATAAGGAATTTAGTGCATTTGTGTCTATATGCAGAGATGGTGCACAGAATGTCAAAAAAATTTAGTTGGGAGCGTATTCTTATAAGAGTACAATGCAAGGCAAAAGTCTGCAACATTTTGCTCTTTTCCACACCAATTCCAAAGggcaatcagaaatgaaaaatgaagttttgtgTTGGGATCAAACATCTAGTAATTATCTAATTTACATAAAGATCAGGTAAGCTTGCCCATtccaatttttatactttttgaataATATCACCTTTAAGTAAAACAATTATGAAGCATGGCTCTTCTTTTTCGTTTCTGAAATATGCACACCTCCTACTAGCCCT
The window above is part of the Mustela erminea isolate mMusErm1 chromosome 17, mMusErm1.Pri, whole genome shotgun sequence genome. Proteins encoded here:
- the PRG4 gene encoding proteoglycan 4 isoform X5, which codes for MEWKILPIYLLLLSVFLIQQVSSQDLPSCAGRCGEGYSRDATCNCDYNCQHYMECCPDFKKVCTVELSCKGRCFESFARGRECDCDSDCKTYGKCCPDYENFCGKVTDDKKEKTPKKKPTLEPPVVNEAGSGLDSGDLKLTPTPDTPTTQSHKVTTSPKITTGKPISPKPSLPPSSDPSKETPSKPNKETIAETKEISLTKKETSSGTKEKAVSTKETRSAEKTPAEDFVSTSKAPVKSTPKAETTTKSPVPTTTTEPTPTTTKEPTSTTPKKPAPTTTKEPEPTTPKKPAPTTLKEPAPTTTKEPAPNTPKEPAPTTTKEPVPTAPKEPVPTTTKEPEPTTTKEPEPTTTKEPEPTTTKEPTPTTPKKPVPTTPKEPAPTTTKEPEPTTTKDEPTTTKEPTPTTPKKPAPATPKEPAPTTTKEPAPTTLKEPVPTTTKEPEPTTTKKPTTTTPKEPAPTTPKKPAPTTPKEPAPTSPKKPAPTTPKEPAPTTTKEPAPTTTKEPEPTTTKKPTPTTTKEPAPTAPKEPAPTTTKEPAPTTPKEPTTTTPKEPEPTTIKEPAPTAPKESGPTTTKEPTPTTSKKPAPTTPKEPAPTVPKEPAPTTPKKPAPTAPKEPAPTTPKEPVPTTPKEPAPTAPKEPAPTTPKKPAPTAPKEPAPTTPKKPAPALLETPAPTISEASTTTTTMEPPPTTPKNPAESTPAEPTPKPPENSPKEPVVPVTKAPEVTKPEMTTPKDKTEKDTRMKPEITSAVPKITTQETGIPTEETTESQTSTTTQVTPITSSKSTPRATTPAPKEMTTTKKTTTMEETVNKPEETTAVPKDTTTKSEVSTSKPRKPTKAPKRPTSTKKPKTVPKGRKPKTTATPPKMTTSTMPTLHPTSSEEAMLQTTTSPNQGLKSEIGEVNPNKDADIAGEKPHMIPRPPALTPILTPGTGTLVRGSNQDIAINPMLSDETNLCNGKPVDGLTTLRNGTLVAFRGHYFWMLSPFNPPSPPRKITEVWGIPSPIDTVFTRCNCEGKTFFFKDSQYWRFTNDRKDPGYPKQIVKGFGGLNGKIVAALSIAKHKDRPESVYFFKRGGGVQQYIYKQEPIRKCPGRRPAINYPVYGETTQVRRRRFERAIGPSQTHTIRIHYSPIRVSYQEKGFLHNEVKMSLQWRGFPNVVTSAIALPNIRRPDGYDYYAFSRNQYYNVDEPSRTARVITTRSGRSLSNVWYNCP
- the PRG4 gene encoding proteoglycan 4 isoform X3; the protein is MEWKILPIYLLLLSVFLIQQVSSQELSCKGRCFESFARGRECDCDSDCKTYGKCCPDYENFCGKVHNPPSPSSKTAPPPPGATQTIKSTTKRSPKAPNKKKTKKVIESEEITEEHSVSENQESSSSSSSSSTIRKIKSSKNSAANKELKKKPKVTDDKKEKTPKKKPTLEPPVVNEAGSGLDSGDLKLTPTPDTPTTQSHKVTTSPKITTGKPISPKPSLPPSSDPSKETPSKPNKETIAETKEISLTKKETSSGTKEKAVSTKETRSAEKTPAEDFVSTSKAPVKSTPKAETTTKSPVPTTTTEPTPTTTKEPTSTTPKKPAPTTTKEPEPTTPKKPAPTTLKEPAPTTTKEPAPNTPKEPAPTTTKEPVPTAPKEPVPTTTKEPEPTTTKEPEPTTTKEPEPTTTKEPTPTTPKKPVPTTPKEPAPTTTKEPEPTTTKDEPTTTKEPTPTTPKKPAPATPKEPAPTTTKEPAPTTLKEPVPTTTKEPEPTTTKKPTTTTPKEPAPTTPKKPAPTTPKEPAPTSPKKPAPTTPKEPAPTTTKEPAPTTTKEPEPTTTKKPTPTTTKEPAPTAPKEPAPTTTKEPAPTTPKEPTTTTPKEPEPTTIKEPAPTAPKESGPTTTKEPTPTTSKKPAPTTPKEPAPTVPKEPAPTTPKKPAPTAPKEPAPTTPKEPVPTTPKEPAPTAPKEPAPTTPKKPAPTAPKEPAPTTPKKPAPALLETPAPTISEASTTTTTMEPPPTTPKNPAESTPAEPTPKPPENSPKEPVVPVTKAPEVTKPEMTTPKDKTEKDTRMKPEITSAVPKITTQETGIPTEETTESQTSTTTQVTPITSSKSTPRATTPAPKEMTTTKKTTTMEETVNKPEETTAVPKDTTTKSEVSTSKPRKPTKAPKRPTSTKKPKTVPKGRKPKTTATPPKMTTSTMPTLHPTSSEEAMLQTTTSPNQGLKSEIGEVNPNKDADIAGEKPHMIPRPPALTPILTPGTGTLVRGSNQDIAINPMLSDETNLCNGKPVDGLTTLRNGTLVAFRGHYFWMLSPFNPPSPPRKITEVWGIPSPIDTVFTRCNCEGKTFFFKDSQYWRFTNDRKDPGYPKQIVKGFGGLNGKIVAALSIAKHKDRPESVYFFKRGGGVQQYIYKQEPIRKCPGRRPAINYPVYGETTQVRRRRFERAIGPSQTHTIRIHYSPIRVSYQEKGFLHNEVKMSLQWRGFPNVVTSAIALPNIRRPDGYDYYAFSRNQYYNVDEPSRTARVITTRSGRSLSNVWYNCP
- the PRG4 gene encoding proteoglycan 4 isoform X7: MEWKILPIYLLLLSVFLIQQVSSQELSCKGRCFESFARGRECDCDSDCKTYGKCCPDYENFCGKVTDDKKEKTPKKKPTLEPPVVNEAGSGLDSGDLKLTPTPDTPTTQSHKVTTSPKITTGKPISPKPSLPPSSDPSKETPSKPNKETIAETKEISLTKKETSSGTKEKAVSTKETRSAEKTPAEDFVSTSKAPVKSTPKAETTTKSPVPTTTTEPTPTTTKEPTSTTPKKPAPTTTKEPEPTTPKKPAPTTLKEPAPTTTKEPAPNTPKEPAPTTTKEPVPTAPKEPVPTTTKEPEPTTTKEPEPTTTKEPEPTTTKEPTPTTPKKPVPTTPKEPAPTTTKEPEPTTTKDEPTTTKEPTPTTPKKPAPATPKEPAPTTTKEPAPTTLKEPVPTTTKEPEPTTTKKPTTTTPKEPAPTTPKKPAPTTPKEPAPTSPKKPAPTTPKEPAPTTTKEPAPTTTKEPEPTTTKKPTPTTTKEPAPTAPKEPAPTTTKEPAPTTPKEPTTTTPKEPEPTTIKEPAPTAPKESGPTTTKEPTPTTSKKPAPTTPKEPAPTVPKEPAPTTPKKPAPTAPKEPAPTTPKEPVPTTPKEPAPTAPKEPAPTTPKKPAPTAPKEPAPTTPKKPAPALLETPAPTISEASTTTTTMEPPPTTPKNPAESTPAEPTPKPPENSPKEPVVPVTKAPEVTKPEMTTPKDKTEKDTRMKPEITSAVPKITTQETGIPTEETTESQTSTTTQVTPITSSKSTPRATTPAPKEMTTTKKTTTMEETVNKPEETTAVPKDTTTKSEVSTSKPRKPTKAPKRPTSTKKPKTVPKGRKPKTTATPPKMTTSTMPTLHPTSSEEAMLQTTTSPNQGLKSEIGEVNPNKDADIAGEKPHMIPRPPALTPILTPGTGTLVRGSNQDIAINPMLSDETNLCNGKPVDGLTTLRNGTLVAFRGHYFWMLSPFNPPSPPRKITEVWGIPSPIDTVFTRCNCEGKTFFFKDSQYWRFTNDRKDPGYPKQIVKGFGGLNGKIVAALSIAKHKDRPESVYFFKRGGGVQQYIYKQEPIRKCPGRRPAINYPVYGETTQVRRRRFERAIGPSQTHTIRIHYSPIRVSYQEKGFLHNEVKMSLQWRGFPNVVTSAIALPNIRRPDGYDYYAFSRNQYYNVDEPSRTARVITTRSGRSLSNVWYNCP
- the PRG4 gene encoding proteoglycan 4 isoform X2, whose protein sequence is MEWKILPIYLLLLSVFLIQQVSSQDLPSCAGRCGEGYSRDATCNCDYNCQHYMECCPDFKKVCTVELSCKGRCFESFARGRECDCDSDCKTYGKCCPDYENFCGKVHNPPSPSSKTAPPPPGATQTIKSTTKRSPKAPNKKKTKKVIESEEITEEHSVSENQESSSSSSSSSTIRKIKSSKNSAANKELKKKPKVTDDKKEKTPKKKPTLEPPVVNEAGSGLDSGDLKLTPTPDTPTTQSHKVTTSPKITTGKPISPKPSLPPSSDPSKETPSKPNKETIAETKEISLTKKETSSGTKEKAVSTKETRSAEKTPAEDFVSTSKAPVKSTPKAETTTKSPVPTTTTEPTPTTTKEPEPTTPKKPAPTTLKEPAPTTTKEPAPNTPKEPAPTTTKEPVPTAPKEPVPTTTKEPEPTTTKEPEPTTTKEPEPTTTKEPTPTTPKKPVPTTPKEPAPTTTKEPEPTTTKDEPTTTKEPTPTTPKKPAPATPKEPAPTTTKEPAPTTLKEPVPTTTKEPEPTTTKKPTTTTPKEPAPTTPKKPAPTTPKEPAPTSPKKPAPTTPKEPAPTTTKEPAPTTTKEPEPTTTKKPTPTTTKEPAPTAPKEPAPTTTKEPAPTTPKEPTTTTPKEPEPTTIKEPAPTAPKESGPTTTKEPTPTTSKKPAPTTPKEPAPTVPKEPAPTTPKKPAPTAPKEPAPTTPKEPVPTTPKEPAPTAPKEPAPTTPKKPAPTAPKEPAPTTPKKPAPALLETPAPTISEASTTTTTMEPPPTTPKNPAESTPAEPTPKPPENSPKEPVVPVTKAPEVTKPEMTTPKDKTEKDTRMKPEITSAVPKITTQETGIPTEETTESQTSTTTQVTPITSSKSTPRATTPAPKEMTTTKKTTTMEETVNKPEETTAVPKDTTTKSEVSTSKPRKPTKAPKRPTSTKKPKTVPKGRKPKTTATPPKMTTSTMPTLHPTSSEEAMLQTTTSPNQGLKSEIGEVNPNKDADIAGEKPHMIPRPPALTPILTPGTGTLVRGSNQDIAINPMLSDETNLCNGKPVDGLTTLRNGTLVAFRGHYFWMLSPFNPPSPPRKITEVWGIPSPIDTVFTRCNCEGKTFFFKDSQYWRFTNDRKDPGYPKQIVKGFGGLNGKIVAALSIAKHKDRPESVYFFKRGGGVQQYIYKQEPIRKCPGRRPAINYPVYGETTQVRRRRFERAIGPSQTHTIRIHYSPIRVSYQEKGFLHNEVKMSLQWRGFPNVVTSAIALPNIRRPDGYDYYAFSRNQYYNVDEPSRTARVITTRSGRSLSNVWYNCP
- the PRG4 gene encoding proteoglycan 4 isoform X1 — its product is MEWKILPIYLLLLSVFLIQQVSSQDLPSCAGRCGEGYSRDATCNCDYNCQHYMECCPDFKKVCTVELSCKGRCFESFARGRECDCDSDCKTYGKCCPDYENFCGKVHNPPSPSSKTAPPPPGATQTIKSTTKRSPKAPNKKKTKKVIESEEITEEHSVSENQESSSSSSSSSTIRKIKSSKNSAANKELKKKPKVTDDKKEKTPKKKPTLEPPVVNEAGSGLDSGDLKLTPTPDTPTTQSHKVTTSPKITTGKPISPKPSLPPSSDPSKETPSKPNKETIAETKEISLTKKETSSGTKEKAVSTKETRSAEKTPAEDFVSTSKAPVKSTPKAETTTKSPVPTTTTEPTPTTTKEPTSTTPKKPAPTTTKEPEPTTPKKPAPTTLKEPAPTTTKEPAPNTPKEPAPTTTKEPVPTAPKEPVPTTTKEPEPTTTKEPEPTTTKEPEPTTTKEPTPTTPKKPVPTTPKEPAPTTTKEPEPTTTKDEPTTTKEPTPTTPKKPAPATPKEPAPTTTKEPAPTTLKEPVPTTTKEPEPTTTKKPTTTTPKEPAPTTPKKPAPTTPKEPAPTSPKKPAPTTPKEPAPTTTKEPAPTTTKEPEPTTTKKPTPTTTKEPAPTAPKEPAPTTTKEPAPTTPKEPTTTTPKEPEPTTIKEPAPTAPKESGPTTTKEPTPTTSKKPAPTTPKEPAPTVPKEPAPTTPKKPAPTAPKEPAPTTPKEPVPTTPKEPAPTAPKEPAPTTPKKPAPTAPKEPAPTTPKKPAPALLETPAPTISEASTTTTTMEPPPTTPKNPAESTPAEPTPKPPENSPKEPVVPVTKAPEVTKPEMTTPKDKTEKDTRMKPEITSAVPKITTQETGIPTEETTESQTSTTTQVTPITSSKSTPRATTPAPKEMTTTKKTTTMEETVNKPEETTAVPKDTTTKSEVSTSKPRKPTKAPKRPTSTKKPKTVPKGRKPKTTATPPKMTTSTMPTLHPTSSEEAMLQTTTSPNQGLKSEIGEVNPNKDADIAGEKPHMIPRPPALTPILTPGTGTLVRGSNQDIAINPMLSDETNLCNGKPVDGLTTLRNGTLVAFRGHYFWMLSPFNPPSPPRKITEVWGIPSPIDTVFTRCNCEGKTFFFKDSQYWRFTNDRKDPGYPKQIVKGFGGLNGKIVAALSIAKHKDRPESVYFFKRGGGVQQYIYKQEPIRKCPGRRPAINYPVYGETTQVRRRRFERAIGPSQTHTIRIHYSPIRVSYQEKGFLHNEVKMSLQWRGFPNVVTSAIALPNIRRPDGYDYYAFSRNQYYNVDEPSRTARVITTRSGRSLSNVWYNCP
- the PRG4 gene encoding proteoglycan 4 isoform X6 — its product is MEWKILPIYLLLLSVFLIQQVSSQDLPSCAGRCGEGYSRDATCNCDYNCQHYMECCPDFKKVCTVELSCKGRCFESFARGRECDCDSDCKTYGKCCPDYENFCGKVHNPPSPSSKTAPPPPGATQTIKSTTKRSPKAPNKKKTKKVIESEEITEEHSVSENQESSSSSSSSSTIRKIKSSKNSAANKELKKKPKVTDDKKEKTPKKKPTLEPPVVNEAGSGLDSGDLKLTPTPDTPTTQSHKVTTSPKITTGKPISPKPSLPPSSDPSKETPSKPNKETIAETKEISLTKKETSSGTKEKAVSTKETRSAEKTPAEDFVSTSKAPVKSTPKAETTTKSPVPTTTTEPTPTTTKEPTSTTPKKPAPTTTKEPEPTTPKKPAPTTLKEPAPTTTKEPAPNTPKEPAPTTTKEPVPTAPKEPAPTTPKKPAPTTPKEPAPTSPKKPAPTTPKEPAPTTTKEPAPTTTKEPEPTTTKKPTPTTTKEPAPTAPKEPAPTTTKEPAPTTPKEPTTTTPKEPEPTTIKEPAPTAPKESGPTTTKEPTPTTSKKPAPTTPKEPAPTVPKEPAPTTPKKPAPTAPKEPAPTTPKEPVPTTPKEPAPTAPKEPAPTTPKKPAPTAPKEPAPTTPKKPAPALLETPAPTISEASTTTTTMEPPPTTPKNPAESTPAEPTPKPPENSPKEPVVPVTKAPEVTKPEMTTPKDKTEKDTRMKPEITSAVPKITTQETGIPTEETTESQTSTTTQVTPITSSKSTPRATTPAPKEMTTTKKTTTMEETVNKPEETTAVPKDTTTKSEVSTSKPRKPTKAPKRPTSTKKPKTVPKGRKPKTTATPPKMTTSTMPTLHPTSSEEAMLQTTTSPNQGLKSEIGEVNPNKDADIAGEKPHMIPRPPALTPILTPGTGTLVRGSNQDIAINPMLSDETNLCNGKPVDGLTTLRNGTLVAFRGHYFWMLSPFNPPSPPRKITEVWGIPSPIDTVFTRCNCEGKTFFFKDSQYWRFTNDRKDPGYPKQIVKGFGGLNGKIVAALSIAKHKDRPESVYFFKRGGGVQQYIYKQEPIRKCPGRRPAINYPVYGETTQVRRRRFERAIGPSQTHTIRIHYSPIRVSYQEKGFLHNEVKMSLQWRGFPNVVTSAIALPNIRRPDGYDYYAFSRNQYYNVDEPSRTARVITTRSGRSLSNVWYNCP
- the PRG4 gene encoding proteoglycan 4 isoform X4: MEWKILPIYLLLLSVFLIQQVSSQDLPSCAGRCGEGYSRDATCNCDYNCQHYMECCPDFKKVCTVELSCKGRCFESFARGRECDCDSDCKTYGKCCPDYENFCGKVHNPPSPSSKTAPPPPGATQTIKSTTKRSPKAPNKKKTKKVIESEEITEEHSVSENQESSSSSSSSSTIRKIKSSKNSAANKELKKKPKVTDDKKEKTPKKKPTLEPPVVNEAGSGLDSGDLKLTPTPDTPTTQSHKVTTSPKITTGKPISPKPSLPPSSDPSKETPSKPNKETIAETKEISLTKKETSSGTKEKAVSTKETRSAEKTPAEDFVSTSKAPVKSTPKAETTTKSPVPTTTTEPTPTTTKEPEPTTTKEPEPTTTKEPEPTTTKEPTPTTPKKPVPTTPKEPAPTTTKEPEPTTTKDEPTTTKEPTPTTPKKPAPATPKEPAPTTTKEPAPTTLKEPVPTTTKEPEPTTTKKPTTTTPKEPAPTTPKKPAPTTPKEPAPTSPKKPAPTTPKEPAPTTTKEPAPTTTKEPEPTTTKKPTPTTTKEPAPTAPKEPAPTTTKEPAPTTPKEPTTTTPKEPEPTTIKEPAPTAPKESGPTTTKEPTPTTSKKPAPTTPKEPAPTVPKEPAPTTPKKPAPTAPKEPAPTTPKEPVPTTPKEPAPTAPKEPAPTTPKKPAPTAPKEPAPTTPKKPAPALLETPAPTISEASTTTTTMEPPPTTPKNPAESTPAEPTPKPPENSPKEPVVPVTKAPEVTKPEMTTPKDKTEKDTRMKPEITSAVPKITTQETGIPTEETTESQTSTTTQVTPITSSKSTPRATTPAPKEMTTTKKTTTMEETVNKPEETTAVPKDTTTKSEVSTSKPRKPTKAPKRPTSTKKPKTVPKGRKPKTTATPPKMTTSTMPTLHPTSSEEAMLQTTTSPNQGLKSEIGEVNPNKDADIAGEKPHMIPRPPALTPILTPGTGTLVRGSNQDIAINPMLSDETNLCNGKPVDGLTTLRNGTLVAFRGHYFWMLSPFNPPSPPRKITEVWGIPSPIDTVFTRCNCEGKTFFFKDSQYWRFTNDRKDPGYPKQIVKGFGGLNGKIVAALSIAKHKDRPESVYFFKRGGGVQQYIYKQEPIRKCPGRRPAINYPVYGETTQVRRRRFERAIGPSQTHTIRIHYSPIRVSYQEKGFLHNEVKMSLQWRGFPNVVTSAIALPNIRRPDGYDYYAFSRNQYYNVDEPSRTARVITTRSGRSLSNVWYNCP